In one window of Solanum pennellii chromosome 2, SPENNV200 DNA:
- the LOC107010788 gene encoding protein FLOWERING LOCUS D-like, with translation MNRRGGRSESKQCLNHVSSDFVGNTNEEQSALVATSSSGKISKTRGNSFSFAHRNVHSKMVKSRISKKKLVANEIIFINNESYSEALVALTAGFPSDSLKDEEIEAGVVSEGGGTEVYNYILIRNHIITKWRENVSIWLTKDMFVDVIPEQYSGLLDSAYNYLLSYGYVNFGVTLAIKDKIPTRPSKGRVIVIGAGLAGLAVARQLMLFGFEVIVLEGRKRAGGRVYTKKMEGGNKIAAVDLGGSVLTGTLGNPLDVLARQLSYTLHTVRDRCPLYHADGTPVDEYLDKKVEVAYNELLDKASKVRQDLSPIISLGEALETLRKDSSVAMNDEEMNLFNWHLANLEYANASLLSKLSLKFWDQDDPYDMGGDHCFLPGGNGRLIHALAENVPISFEKTVHTIRYGRDRVKVITAGQVFEGDMVLCTVPLGVLKRGSIGFFPVLPQRKLDTIRRLGFGLLNKVALLFPYVFWDSNVDTFGHVADDSKCRGEFFLFYNYATVSGGPLLLALVAGKAAHRFERMTPTDAVTKVLQILKGIYEPQGINVPKPIQIVFTSWGSDPFSYGSYSNVAVGASGDDYDILAETVGDGRLFFAGEATTRHYPATMHGAFLTGLREAAKMAHHASVRTSHLQAEKK, from the exons ATGAATAGAAGAGGAGGTAGATCAGAAAGTAAACAATGTTTAAATCACGTATCCAGTGATTTTGTCGGTAATACTAACGAGGAACAATCTGCATTGGTGGCTACATCTTCGTCAGGTAAAATTAGCAAAACTCGAGGAAATAGTTTTAGTTTTGCTCATAGAAATGTTCACTCTAAAATGGTTAAAAGTAGGATTTCAAAAAAGAAGCTTGTTgcaaatgaaattatttttataaacaacGAGTCATATTCTGAGGCTTTAGTTGCGTTAACGGCTGGATTTCCGTCTGACTCGTTAAAGGATGAAGAAATCGAAGCTGGAGTTGTTAGTGAAGGTGGAGGGACAGAAGTGTACAactatattttaattaggaatCACATTATCACGAAATGGCGTGAAAATGTGTCTATCTGGCTGACAAAGGATATGTTTGTTGACGTTATACCTGAACAATATAGTGGGTTATTAGATTCTGCATATAACTACCTGTTATCGTACGGGTATGTTAATTTTGGGGTGACATTGGCAATTAAGGATAAGATTCCAACTAGGCCAAGTAAGGGAAGAGTGATCGTTATCGGGGCAGGTCTTGCTGGGTTGGCGGTTGCAAGACAACTGATGTTATTTGGATTTGAGGTGATTGTTTTGGAGGGACGAAAGCGTGcaggtggaagggtgtatacaAAAAAGATGGAAGGAGGGAATAAAATAGCAGCCGTTGACTTAGGAGGGAGTGTTTTGACAGGTACATTAGGGAATCCGCTGGATGTGTTGGCTCGACAATTGTCATATACACTTCATACGGTGAGAGACCGATGTCCACTCTATCATGCTGACGGAACGCCCGTAGACgagtatttggataaaaaagtgGAGGTTGCTTATAATGAACTTTTGGACAAGGCAAGCAAGGTCAGACAAGACTTATCTCCAATTATTTCTCTTGGAGAGGCATTGGAAACTTTGCGAAAGGATTCTAGTGTTGCAATGAATGATGAGGAGATGAACTTGTTTAACTGGCATTTGGCAAATCTAGAATATGCAAATGCAAGTTTGCTTTCAAAGCTTTCCTTAAAATTTTGGGACCAAGATGACCCCTATGATATGGGAGGGGATCACTGCTTCTTGCCCGGTGGAAATGGAAGATTAATTCATGCATTGGCCGAAAATGTGCCTATTAGTTTTGAAAAAACTGTGCATACCATTCGTTACGGTAGAGATAGAGTGAAGGTGATTACTGCAGGACAAGTATTTGAGGGAGATATGGTATTGTGCACGGTTCCTCTCGGAGTTCTAAAGCGTGGTTCTATTGGGTTCTTTCCAGTGTTGCCTCAACGAAAGCTGGATACAATAAGAAGATTGGGTTTTGGACTATTAAACAAAGTTGCATTGTTATTCCCGTATGTGTTTTGGGACTCCAACGTTGATACATTTGGTCATGTTGCTGATGATTCTAAGTGTCGGGGGGAATTCTTTCTGTTCTACAATTATGCAACTGTTTCTGGTGGCCCTTTATTGTTAGCTCTAGTCGCAGGAAAAGCTGCACATAGGTTTGAGAGAATGACTCCTACTGATGCAGTAACAAAAgtgcttcaaattttaaaag GTATATATGAACCACAAGGAATTAACGTCCCAAAGCCCATTCAAATCGTATTTACAAGCTGGGGTAGTGATCCGTTCAGCTATGGTTCCTACTCCAATGTTGCTGTGGGTGCATCAGGAGACGACTACGACATTTTAGCAGAAACTGTGGGGGACGGAAGACTTTTCTTTGCTGGTGAGGCGACTACCAGGCACTATCCAGCAACGATGCATGGAGCATTTCTCACTGGACTTAGAGAAGCTGCAAAGATGGCCCATCACGCTAGTGTTAGAACATCGCATTTGCAGGctgagaaaaaataa